Proteins from a single region of Bos indicus x Bos taurus breed Angus x Brahman F1 hybrid chromosome 29, Bos_hybrid_MaternalHap_v2.0, whole genome shotgun sequence:
- the LOC113886273 gene encoding pregnancy-associated glycoprotein 2, whose translation MKWLVLLGLVALSECIVILPLKKMKTLRETLREKNLLNNFLEEQAYRLSKNDSKITIHPLRNYLDTAYVGNITIGTPPQEFRVVFDTGSANLWVPCITCTSPACYTHKTFNPQNSSSFREVGSPITIFYGSGIIQGFLGSDTVRIGNLVSPEQSFGLSLEEYGFDSLPFDGILGLAFPAMGIEDTIPIFDNLWSHGAFSEPVFAFYLNTNKPEGSVVMFGGVDHRYYKGELNWIPVSQTSHWQISMNNISMNGTVTACSCGCEALLDTGTSMIYGPTKLVTNIHKLMNARLENSEYVVSCDAVKTLPPVIFNINGIDYPLRPQAYIIKIQNSCRSVFQGGTENSSLNTWILGDIFLRQYFSVFDRKNRRIGLAPAV comes from the exons ATGAAGTGGCTTGTGCTCCTCGGGCTGGTGGCCCTCTCAGAGTGCATAGTCAT TTTGcctctaaagaaaatgaagacctTGCGAGAAACCCTGAGGGAAAAAAACTTGCTGAACAATTTCCTGGAGGAACAAGCTTACAGACTGTCCAAGAATGACTCCAAAATAACTATTCACCCCCTGAGGAACTATCTGGAT ACTGCCTACGTGGGTAACATCACCATTGGAACACCCCCTCAGGAGTTCCGGGTCGTCTTTGACACAGGCTCAGCTAACTTGTGGGTGCCCTGCATCACCTGTACCAGTCCAGCCTGTT ATACACACAAAACCTTCaatcctcaaaattcttcaagcttcCGGGAAGTAGGCTCGCCTATCACCATCTTCTATGGATCTGGGATAATTCAGGGATTTCTTGGCTCTGACACCGTTCGG ATCGGGAACCTTGTTAGCCCTGAACAGTCGTTTGGCCTAAGCCTGGAGGAATACGGGTTTGATTCTCTACCCTTTGATGGTATCCTGGGCTTGGCTTTTCCCGCCATGGGCATCGAAGATACCATCCCCATCTTTGACAACTTGTGGTCACACGGTGCCTTTTCTGAGCCTGTCTTCGCCTTCTACTTGAACAC AAACAAGCCAGAGGGCAGTGTGGTGATGTTTGGTGGGGTGGACCACCGCTACTACAAGGGAGAGCTCAACTGGATACCAGTGTCCCAAACTAGCCATTGGCAGATAAGCATGAACAA CATCAGCATGAATGGGACTGTGACTGCTTGTTCTTGTGGATGTGAGGCCCTTTTGGACACCGGGACATCAATGATCTACGGCCCAACAAAACTGGTCACCAACATCCACAAGCTCATGAACGCCAGGCTTGAGAATTCTGAG TATGTGGTTTCATGTGATGCTGTCAAGACCCTGCCTCCTGTCATCTTCAACATCAATGGCATCGACTATCCACTGCGCCCTCAAGCCTACATCATCAAG ATTCAAAACAGCTGCCGCAGCGTCTTTCAAGGAGGCACAGAAAATAGCTCTCTAAACACCTGGATCCTTGGTGATATCTTCCTGAGGCAGTACTTCTCGGTTTTTGATCGTAAAAATAGAAGGATTGGCCTGGCTCCGGCAGTGTAA